TAGCCGGACGCCGCCCCGGGTGAGGCAGCACCGCAAGGAACTAGACGCGTTCATGGACACCGTCGTCCAGGAGCACCAGGAGAACCGCCGGgcagacgacgacgatgacgaggaccTGCTTGACGTGCTCCTGAGGATCCAGCGGAAAGGCGACCTGCAGTTCCCCTTGTCGACCGAAATGATCAAGTCGGTCGTACAGGACATATTCGCCGGTGGCAGCGAGACAGCGGCGACGACACTGCAATGGGCCATGTCCGAGCTGGTGAGGAGCCCTAGAGTGATGCGGAAGGTGCAGGACGAGGCCCAGCTGGCGCTCGCCGGCCAGACCACGGTGACCGAGTCCTCCCTCGCCGACCTCAAGTACATGCGCCTAGTGGTCAAGGAGGTGCTCCGCCTGCACCCGCcggcgccgctgctgctgccgcggGAGTGCCGGAGCGACGGTTGTCAAGTCCTTGGCTACGACGTGCCCAAGGGCACCATGGTGCTCATCAATGCGTGGGCCATTTGCAGGGACCCCACGCACTGGGACGCCGCCGAGGAGTTTATGCCAGAGAGGTTCGAGCGCGGTGACGCCGCGGACTTCAAGGGGGCTGACATGGAGTACACGCCGTTCGGGGCGGGCCGGCGGATGTGCCCCGGGATGTCCTTCGGGCTGGCAAACGTGGAGCTCGCTCTCGCCGGGCTGCTGTACCACTTCGACTGGGAGCTGCCGGGCGGAGCGGAGGCCGGGGAgctggacatggcggaggagatggGCGTCACCGTGCGCCGCCGCAACGACCTCGTGCTTGTCCCCGTGGTGCGAGTGCCCGTGCCGCTAAATTAGTTGATAAAAGCTTCGGTTAATCTTTTTCGGTTAATCTGGTTTCTGGAAGCGGGCAATGAAGTATTCTTCTGCACGCAGTTGGTATCCCTCCTGTATCTTCGCCTTCCCTCTCAAATTCGGCGCTTCATTCATGATgtgtttcttctcttcttttgtttgCACTCTGTATC
The genomic region above belongs to Triticum dicoccoides isolate Atlit2015 ecotype Zavitan unplaced genomic scaffold, WEW_v2.0 scaffold93885, whole genome shotgun sequence and contains:
- the LOC119348483 gene encoding cytochrome P450 CYP71D312-like — encoded protein: RTPPRVRQHRKELDAFMDTVVQEHQENRRADDDDDEDLLDVLLRIQRKGDLQFPLSTEMIKSVVQDIFAGGSETAATTLQWAMSELVRSPRVMRKVQDEAQLALAGQTTVTESSLADLKYMRLVVKEVLRLHPPAPLLLPRECRSDGCQVLGYDVPKGTMVLINAWAICRDPTHWDAAEEFMPERFERGDAADFKGADMEYTPFGAGRRMCPGMSFGLANVELALAGLLYHFDWELPGGAEAGELDMAEEMGVTVRRRNDLVLVPVVRVPVPLN